The Moorena producens PAL-8-15-08-1 genomic interval TGCAAACTATCACTACATTTCCTGGACGCATTCCTGATGAACTACTGCCAGCTTATTATGCTGCAGCTGATGTTTGTGTAGTACCAAGTCACTACGAACCTTTTGGTTTAGTTGCCATCGAAGCCATGGCTAGTGGCACCCCTGTAGTAGCTAGTGATGTCGGTGGTCTTCAGTTTACCGTTGTATCTGCAGAAACTGGCTTACTGGCACCACCTAAAGATGCTGGTGCTTTTTCGGCTGCTATCGATCGGATTCTCTCGGATCACGACTGGAAAAATCAACTTGGCTTAGGGGCAAGAGCAAGGGTAGAAAATATGTTTAGCTGGAATGGTGTTGCCCATCAGCTCAGTGAGCTCTATGAGAGCTTGCTGGAAGCCAAATCAGAGAATTTGGCAACAACTAGTGCCTGAAATCTATTGGGCACATTCATTCCGTGGCAATCAGGATAGATGTCAAAGGTTAAAGGATTAAGTTACGACCCTAGTATTCCTTTTGCCTTTTTGCATGGGTCCTATTCATCCTGATGGGTGGTATAACTGTTGTATCTGTAAATTGGGAAAGTTTGGTAAATTGGATATCCTATATGTTGGCAAGCGATTGCTTCGTGAGTCCGGAATGATGTTACATTAAATTTCTTGTTTTGACCTTCAAGCAAGGAAAATAAAAGGTTATTGCTGTTCGCTAGCCAACGCCCTTCGGGCTAATCGATATTGATCACAAAACCAGGCTAATCATTCCCGATGTTCCTGTAACTAGCATGTAACTAGGGTTTATGCATCCTACCAGTTATCCAATCTCCAATTCCCAATCCCCAAGTAGCAAGAAGAACTTGAATTATGGGTTCCCAAGGAGCTTATAAGCCATCCCTATCTAAGCATAGTGGTCAACAGCAGTATCGATCTTCTCCAGAACTAACAGGAGGAGCCTATGAGTTGGAAGCCAGCAAACTCGATCTGCGTCGTATATTAGCTGCTGCTCGTCGTCGAGCTGTCTTGATGGCAGGGGTCGCCCTTACTGTGACATCCGGAATTATTGCCAAAACCTTAAGTGCAGTTCCGATCTATGAAGGCAAATTCCAGCTGTTACTCGAACCCATATCTGGTGAAGACCCGTTGGAGTTGCAGGCAAAACCCGGGGTACATAGCATTGCTGCTCCAACTAAAAGTTTCGACTATGACACTCAAATTCAGGTATTAAGCTCTCCTCAGGTTATGTCTGAGATTGTGGAGCAAATTCAAACCCAATATCCAGAAATAAACTATCATACTCTCCGGGAAGGAATGATGGTATCCCGACTGCGAGAAACCAAAATTTTAGAAGTTGCCTACCAAGATTCAGACCCCGAAAGAATTCAATTTGTGTTGGAAAAGGTTGCTCTGGGCTACATCGAGTACTCTAAGCAACAACAACAGGCTAGCATCAAACAAGGCATTGAATTTGTCTCGAATCAGCAGCCGAAAATACAAGGACAAATTAATCAGCTTCAGCTACAACTCCAGCAACTCCAGCAGAAGTACAACCTGATTAATCCACAACTTCAGGGTGAACTGTTGACGAATCGGGTAAATGCTATTGTCGAACACAGACAAGCTACCCAAACTCAGCTGCGAGACATGATTATACTGTATGGGAAACTCAAAGGTCAGTTGGGTCTATCCTCACAGCAAGCGGAAGCAGTAGCTAACCTGATCGCAACACCCCGTTATCAACAATTGCTCAACCAACTTTCTAAAGTAGAAGGTCAGATGGTGTTGGATTTAGCAGAGTTCAAGGAAAACCAATCTACCTTTGAAGGATTAAGGCAACAACAGCAAAATTTACTCCCCCTGTTAAGCCAGGAAGCAGAAAAGGTGATAAATAGCCGTATTCAGGAGTTGAGTGGCAATGCTCCATCGGCTTCCTCAAGTAAAGTTCGCCTGAATTTGATTCAGCAGCTAGTAGAGACAGCGAACCAAATTAAGGTTTTAGAGATGCGCCAGGTCGCAATCGCTAAAGGGGAAAGTCTGATCAGTGAAAAACTTAAACAGCTAGCTGTGATTGCCGATCGATATACAGAACTCAAGCAGAAGATTGAGGTAGCAACAGAAAGCCTAAACCGCTTTGAGTCAGTTCGGGAAACTTTGGAACTTGAATCAGCTAAAACCAGTATCCCTTGGCAGACAATTGTTGAGCCGCAACAACCTGAAAAACCAATATCCCCAAATTTGCCTGATACTTTGCTCCTAAGCGCAGCCGCAGGGATAGTTGCAGGTGCCACGGCTGGGTTTTTAGCAGAAAAGTTACATCATTTACTTAACAGCACTGACGATATCAAAGAGTATACTCGCTTTCCAATATTAGCAACAATCCCCTTTAACAAAGAACTCCAGAAATGCACTACCGTTACTGGTGTGGGCATAATACCCGAGCCAGAAGCCTCAGCTCCACAACTCGGTGTGGGATCTGGTAGTTACCAGATTTCTCCTGTTTTAGAGGCGTTTCGCTCTCTCCAAGTTAATCTCCAATGTCTGTATTCTGAGAAACCCATTAGCGCTATAGTGGTAACTTCTGCTGAACCAGTAGATGGTAAATCCACTACGGCTATATTCTTAGCCCTGGCAGCAGCAGCAATGGGGCAAAAGGTTTTACTGGTGGATGCTAATCTGCGCTTTCCTCAGATTCATCAGAAGATGGATTTACCTAATTTGTGGGGACTGAGCGATGTTATTTCTAGCGAAATCAAGGTTGATGATGTTATTCAGCGATCGCCTCTAGAGGAAAATCTCTGTGTTCTAAGTGCTGGTCAAATTTCCCCCGACCCCACCAGGCTTCTCAATTCCCCAAAGATGGAGAATTTAGTTCAATATCTCAAAGAGCGGTTTGAGCTGGTAATTTTTGATACCCCTCCCCTACTTGGTCTGGCGGATGCTAGACTGATCGAGCCTAATACCGATGGGATATTGATGGTGGTAGGTTTAGGGAAAGCTAAGCAAATTTTGTTCAAAGAAGCTCTCTCGGAATTGAGAATTGCTCATAGCAGAGTTTTGGGTATCGTTGCTAATGGTTTAAAAGGTTACACTACCGGTAGCTATGATTACTATCATCATTACTTTGGTAATACTGTTGAGGAAACCAAAGTTTCATAGTGATTGGTCATTGGTCATTGGTAATTTTTAACTACCCTCATAACAAAGAGTGAATCATAAATAACTAACGACAAATAACTAACGACAAATACATCAATGATTCACTACTCACCAAGGTAGACTGAAGGGGAAGCGACTACTGAAGCTGTCATGACTAACCGCCTTGCCCAATCCCAAAGCCTTTATCTACGTAAGCATGCTGAAAATCCGATCGATTGGTGGCCTTGGTGTGAAGAAGCGCTATTAACGGCAAGAAAACAAGATAGGCCAATTTTCCTGTCTATCGGTTACTCTAGCTGCCACTGGTGTACGGTGATGGAGGGCGAAGCGTTTTCCAATCAGGCAATTGCCAAGTATATGAATGCTAATTTTCTTCCGATTAAGCTAGACCGGGAAGAAAGACCCGATATTGATAGCATTTACATGCTAGCATTGCAGATGATGACAGGTCAAGGAGGCTGGCCCCTTAATATTTTCCTGACACCGGATGACTTGGTACCCTTTTATGGAGGTACCTACTTCCCTGTGGAACCACGCTACGGAAGACCGGGGTTTTTGCAGTTGCTCCAATCAATTCGTCGCTTCTATGATTTAGAAAAAGGTAAGCTTAACAGTTTCAAAGAAGACATCCTGGGATACCTCCAACAGGCAGCAGTACTACCCGAATCAGAGCAGCTTGGTGATGATTTGCTCTTTATCGGTGGTCAAGTTAGTGTGGGTGTCGTTAATGCTCTCAATCCAGGTCCACGTTTCCCCATGATTCCCTATGCCAGTATGGCACTACGGGTTACTCGCTTCGATTGGGCATCGGAGTATACCCCAGAGCAGGCTTGTGCACAGCGGGGACTAGACTTAGCCAAGGGCGGTATTTACGATCATGTGGCTGGGGGGTTTCATCGCTACACAGTTGACCCCACTTGGACAGTACCCCACTTTGAAAAAATGCTCTATGACAATGGGCAGATTGTGGAGTACTTGGTAGATTTGTGGAGTGCAGGGATTCAGGAAGCCGCTTTTAAACGAGCGATCGCAGGAACAGTTCAATGGCTCAAGCGGGAAATGACCGCTCCGAATGGTTTCTTTTATGCTGCTCAAGATGCAGATAATTTCGCGACTCCAGCAGACAGTGAACCTGAAGAAGGGGAGTTTTATGTCTGGAGTTATTCAGAACTAGAACAACTGCTAAGCCCATCGGAGTTTACAGCAATTCAGGAAGAATTTACTCTGACCAAAGAGGGCAACTTTGAAGGCAAGAATGTGTTGCAGCGCCGTTACTCAGATCAGTTTTCCCAGAACACTGAAGCTGCTTTGGCTAAACTGTTTGAAGCACGTTATGGTGCCAAACCGGATCTCCTGGAAACCTTCCCACCAGCCAAAACCAATCAAGAGGCAAAAACCCGGAACTGGCTCGGTAGAATTCCACCAGTAACGGACACCAAAATGATTGTTGCCTGGAATAGCTTAATGATTTCTGGCCTAGCGCGAGGCTATAGTGTGTTCCTGGAACCGGACTATTGGCAACTAGCAACTGTTGCTGCTCAATTCATCCTCAACAATCAATGGGTAGCAGGTCGATTCCACCGACTAAACTATGATGGTCAACCGGCAGTGCTGGCTCAGTCTGAAGATTATGCCTTGTTTATCAAAGCTCTGCTGGATTTACATCAGGCAAGTTTGTCAGTAGAACAACCTTGGCCAAAAGGCCAAGGTTCAAACCTGCAACCGACCAACCTGTCACCGGCCAGTTGGCTAGAGAAAGCGGTTAAGGTACAGCAGGAGTTTGATGAATTGCTGTGGAGTGTGGATAATGGTGGTTACTATAATGCTGCCAGTGACCCTAGTGATCAACTGTTAGTAAACGAGCGTAGTTATACGGATAATGCGACACCATCTGCCAATGGGGTAGCGATCGCAAACCTAGTACGTCTGGCTTTACTTACTGAAGATCTCCGATACCTTGACCGAGCAGAGCAAGCCTTGAAAGCATTTAGTAGCGTCCTCAACACATCCCCTCAATCCTGTCCCAGTATATTTACTGCTTTAGATTGGTACCGCAATTGCACTCTGATTCGCGCTGGTGCTAAGCAACTTACCTCCCTCATCTGTGAGTATTTCCCCGTAAGTGTTTATCAATTAGATACCCATCTGCCAGATTCTGTTATTGGTTTAGTTTGTCAGGCACTTAGTTGTAAACCAGCAGCCACTAACACTGATCAGTTATTAGCACAGGTGCAGACAAGTCAAACCAGAGCTTGAATTGTACTCATTTTAAAACCGAGTTTCCCTACTAGCGGAAGTTTTGAGATGATGGTGGAATCCGCTCAATGGTAATCAGTGCTTCTATAACTGATTTGACTAATGGTGCAGCTACGTTAGAACCAAAGGCATTGCCTTGGGGTTCATCCACTACTGCTAAGATGACATAGCGGGGAGATTCTACTGGCAAAATTCCCACAAAGCTGGTGATCTTGGCATCGCTGTAATAGCCCCCATTAGGACTGGCTTTCTGAGCCGTACCGGTCTTACCACCAATCCGATAACCAGGAATGCGGGATGCCTTTCCAGAACCATCAGTTACTACAGTTTCCATCATTTCCACCACTGTCCGAGTAGTGTTGGGGGAAAATACTCGTCTCGGTGCAGGACGGCGTGGTTGCCAGTGGGGATTCCCTTTGGTGTCAAACAGTCCGCGAACCACATGGGGAGTCACTAGCTTACCGCCATTGGCAAGGGCACCTAGCATCTGAGTTAGCTGAATTGGGGTTAAGGAAAAGCCTTGACCAAAGGAAGCCGTAGCTGGTTCAATTGGGGAAACTTTAAATTTGTACTTACTTTTGAGCTGTCCAGCCGTCTCAGCTGGTAAATCAATTCCTACTTTTTGCTTTAAGCCTAGCTTCTCTAACCAGTCATAGTAAACCTCAGGTTTCATCTTTCTCATCATCCTCACCATGCCCACATTGCTGGAATGTTGAAGAATCTTGCTGGGATTGATCATCCCGCGAGCGCCTACTGATTTATAGTCATGGTTGAGAATCGGCCATTCGCCAATTTGAATCTTACCAGTGTCGTTGAACAAGCTTTGGGCTGTAATGATACCAGTTTCTAATGCGATCGCAACGTTTAGGGGTTTGAATGTCGAACCAGGTTCATACAAGTCTGACAGCGCCCAATTTTTAAACAAACTCACATCGAATTTGGAGTACTGATTGGGGTTGTAGGTTGGCTCACAAACTAGGGCTAACAACGAACCATTGTTTACATTCATCACTAGGATACTGCCACGCTCTGCATTAAATTTCTTGATGGTTTCCTTCAGGGCAGAGCGAGCTGCTCGTTGCAGGCGACTATCAATAGTTATTTGTAGCCGCAGGTCATCAAGGTGCATAAATCCTTCTGGCACATGACCTGGCATCAAGGCTCCATTGCCAGCACGGCTCAGTCGGATGTTTTTTATCTCCCGTTCTAGGAACTTTTCTTGGGTGTATTCTAGACCGGCTTGACCCAGATGATCGAAAATGTTTACATAACCCACCACATCTGATGCCAATTCATTTTGGGGATAAAAGCGGGAGTATTGTCGAATCAACTCTAAACCATCTAAGTTCAACCGAGAAATTTGGTCTGCGATCGCTTCTGGGATCGTATTGCCCAAGCGAATACCACTCTTACGTTTCCCGAACTGCTCCTCCAAATCTGTTGGTGTTTTTTTGATCATCGGAGCCAGCAAAGCAGCAATTTCCTGTAAGGATTTTTTGAACAACTTCGGGTGAGCATATAAGGTATAGACAGGTCGGTCGATGGCTAAAACATTCCCCTTGCGGTCAACAATAGGACGGCGAGGTACAAATGGCCGCATATAGACCATTTGCTGCCGCCGTGCTTTTTCCTCTAGGGACGATCCCTCTGAAACTTGCAAACGGTATAAATTTAGCAACAGCCCACTGCCGCCTGCCATCATTATTACCCATATCATTAGCAGTCTCAAACGGTTGTTTCCCAGTGACTTACCGGGCTTCATAAGGTTTTACCTGACTATCATTTTTAACAAATATACCTAAATAAATATACTTAAACAGACACACTTAATTAAATGTATTTCAATAAATATACTTATAAAGATCTACTTAACTAAATATAGCTAAACAGAGTTTTACCTACCCTCATTCGCCCTATACCTAGGCCAAAAACTAGTAACCCAGGGGTGTGATTTTCTTGGGTTTTGGCTCAGGAGGTTTCGTGAAAGCGGTAAATGGCTGGCGCTGAGGACGTTCAGGAGCTCGTTTGAGAAAAATTGTATTACTTGGATTGGGAGTAACCAGCCCTGTAGCTGGATTTTCAGCCTGTTGAGCGAGTTGATCTTTGATCACTTCGGTTGTTGCTGTCATATTGCGCTCATCTCTTTGCAGCTCCTCTAGCTTACGATACTCTTGGGTCCATTGTTGCTGGCTGTAAACTGTCCAGGAATAA includes:
- a CDS encoding peptidoglycan D,D-transpeptidase FtsI family protein gives rise to the protein MIWVIMMAGGSGLLLNLYRLQVSEGSSLEEKARRQQMVYMRPFVPRRPIVDRKGNVLAIDRPVYTLYAHPKLFKKSLQEIAALLAPMIKKTPTDLEEQFGKRKSGIRLGNTIPEAIADQISRLNLDGLELIRQYSRFYPQNELASDVVGYVNIFDHLGQAGLEYTQEKFLEREIKNIRLSRAGNGALMPGHVPEGFMHLDDLRLQITIDSRLQRAARSALKETIKKFNAERGSILVMNVNNGSLLALVCEPTYNPNQYSKFDVSLFKNWALSDLYEPGSTFKPLNVAIALETGIITAQSLFNDTGKIQIGEWPILNHDYKSVGARGMINPSKILQHSSNVGMVRMMRKMKPEVYYDWLEKLGLKQKVGIDLPAETAGQLKSKYKFKVSPIEPATASFGQGFSLTPIQLTQMLGALANGGKLVTPHVVRGLFDTKGNPHWQPRRPAPRRVFSPNTTRTVVEMMETVVTDGSGKASRIPGYRIGGKTGTAQKASPNGGYYSDAKITSFVGILPVESPRYVILAVVDEPQGNAFGSNVAAPLVKSVIEALITIERIPPSSQNFR
- a CDS encoding thioredoxin domain-containing protein, yielding MTNRLAQSQSLYLRKHAENPIDWWPWCEEALLTARKQDRPIFLSIGYSSCHWCTVMEGEAFSNQAIAKYMNANFLPIKLDREERPDIDSIYMLALQMMTGQGGWPLNIFLTPDDLVPFYGGTYFPVEPRYGRPGFLQLLQSIRRFYDLEKGKLNSFKEDILGYLQQAAVLPESEQLGDDLLFIGGQVSVGVVNALNPGPRFPMIPYASMALRVTRFDWASEYTPEQACAQRGLDLAKGGIYDHVAGGFHRYTVDPTWTVPHFEKMLYDNGQIVEYLVDLWSAGIQEAAFKRAIAGTVQWLKREMTAPNGFFYAAQDADNFATPADSEPEEGEFYVWSYSELEQLLSPSEFTAIQEEFTLTKEGNFEGKNVLQRRYSDQFSQNTEAALAKLFEARYGAKPDLLETFPPAKTNQEAKTRNWLGRIPPVTDTKMIVAWNSLMISGLARGYSVFLEPDYWQLATVAAQFILNNQWVAGRFHRLNYDGQPAVLAQSEDYALFIKALLDLHQASLSVEQPWPKGQGSNLQPTNLSPASWLEKAVKVQQEFDELLWSVDNGGYYNAASDPSDQLLVNERSYTDNATPSANGVAIANLVRLALLTEDLRYLDRAEQALKAFSSVLNTSPQSCPSIFTALDWYRNCTLIRAGAKQLTSLICEYFPVSVYQLDTHLPDSVIGLVCQALSCKPAATNTDQLLAQVQTSQTRA
- a CDS encoding GumC family protein, with the protein product MGSQGAYKPSLSKHSGQQQYRSSPELTGGAYELEASKLDLRRILAAARRRAVLMAGVALTVTSGIIAKTLSAVPIYEGKFQLLLEPISGEDPLELQAKPGVHSIAAPTKSFDYDTQIQVLSSPQVMSEIVEQIQTQYPEINYHTLREGMMVSRLRETKILEVAYQDSDPERIQFVLEKVALGYIEYSKQQQQASIKQGIEFVSNQQPKIQGQINQLQLQLQQLQQKYNLINPQLQGELLTNRVNAIVEHRQATQTQLRDMIILYGKLKGQLGLSSQQAEAVANLIATPRYQQLLNQLSKVEGQMVLDLAEFKENQSTFEGLRQQQQNLLPLLSQEAEKVINSRIQELSGNAPSASSSKVRLNLIQQLVETANQIKVLEMRQVAIAKGESLISEKLKQLAVIADRYTELKQKIEVATESLNRFESVRETLELESAKTSIPWQTIVEPQQPEKPISPNLPDTLLLSAAAGIVAGATAGFLAEKLHHLLNSTDDIKEYTRFPILATIPFNKELQKCTTVTGVGIIPEPEASAPQLGVGSGSYQISPVLEAFRSLQVNLQCLYSEKPISAIVVTSAEPVDGKSTTAIFLALAAAAMGQKVLLVDANLRFPQIHQKMDLPNLWGLSDVISSEIKVDDVIQRSPLEENLCVLSAGQISPDPTRLLNSPKMENLVQYLKERFELVIFDTPPLLGLADARLIEPNTDGILMVVGLGKAKQILFKEALSELRIAHSRVLGIVANGLKGYTTGSYDYYHHYFGNTVEETKVS